The following proteins come from a genomic window of Salvia hispanica cultivar TCC Black 2014 chromosome 4, UniMelb_Shisp_WGS_1.0, whole genome shotgun sequence:
- the LOC125221276 gene encoding uncharacterized protein LOC125221276, which yields MNGKIWIFAHQDSMFEIEDNLEPLMHGKLTVGWLPRPFYLSVVYGKCSREGRFPLWDKLRSIAEIMDGVPWLVGGDFNTILHTSDREGSDSNRQREMIDFAEAIEDCRLIDPGFDGQRFTWAKNNLFERLDCMLVGEAWSTTFADVRVTHLPRICSDHGSLLMCCTQTAEPRRGGSPFRFQNMWTRHQGFH from the coding sequence ATGAATGGAAAAATCTGGATTTTTGCACATCAAGACTCAATGTTTGAGATTGAAGATAATTTAGAGCCACTTATGCATGGGAAACTCACTGTGGGATGGCTGCCACGGCCATTTTATCTCTCGGTTGTATACGGAAAATGCTCGAGGGAGGGAAGATTCCCACTCTGGGATAAGCTGAGGAGTATTGCCGAAATCATGGATGGAGTCCCATGGCTAGTAGGAGGTGATTTCAACACCATTCTTCACACCTCGGATAGGGAAGGCAGTGATTCAAATAGACAGCGTGAGATGATTGATTTCGCGGAAGCTATTGAGGATTGTAGGCTGATCGATCCGGGTTTTGATGGACAGAGATTCACATGGGCCAAGAACAACTTATTTGAAAGACTGGATTGTATGCTGGTAGGAGAAGCCTGGTCCACAACCTTTGCCGACGTAAGGGTCACCCATCTCCCTAGAATCTGCTCCGATCATGGATCCCTCCTGATGTGCTGCACCCAGACCGCCGAACCACGACGAGGGGGGTCCCCCTTCCGTTTTCAGAACATGTGGACCCGCCACCAGGGATTCCACTAG